Sequence from the Ochrobactrum sp. Marseille-Q0166 genome:
GTAATAAATATTAATAAGTAAATTTTAAATATTGGCTACGCGAAAACATAATGTAGCCAATATTTTATGATAGATAGCTCTGGTGCTGAGGCTTAAGGCAGAATATCAGAATGCTGACTAAGGGTTTGCCTGACTGTTATTGAAGTCTCATCTTCATTTTCGACGTCAATAGCGCCTTGAATCATCTCTCCTGTGACGCGTAGTTCAGCGCCAATAGGTGTGTACTGCGTGGCTGGAGCAAATGGTGCAGATGGTGTGGAGTCTGGACGCGTTCCCTTTCACAACATGAAAAATGCCGCCATCAGAATATTTAAAGCGCTAAGCGACCAGAAGAAGCCTGACACACCAAAACTCGCCATAATCGGTGATATGACTAGCGGACTTAGCATCGAGCCAAGTGAATTGATGAGGAGCATGCCTTGTATCATGCGTACGAGTGAATCTGCAGACGTACTGTCTGCTGAGAAGCTGATTGCAACTGGATAGATCGCAAATATACAGCCGCTGAGTAAGAATAACGTAAAAATGAAGAACGATGAAGAAGGTGGTAAAATAATAACGGCAGCAGATAGAAGAACGCAACAAATATTGAGAGTTATAAGGATTATGCGTCTATCTTGTCTGTCGGACCATCGTCCTACCGGATATTGTAGCACCATTGCACCAAGAATGACGCTTGCCATCATCGTTCCCACTTCACCCACGTTCAGCCCAATGCGCTGGAGATAGAGGGGCAACAGTGAATAAACAGCAGCGATTGCTATAACCCGAACCAAAGCAGCCAATAACGCCGCTTGGTGTCATACGCAGCAACTCAATATGGTTGATTGGTGCCGCACGCTCAACGACTGGGGCAATTTTAGGTAAGATGACGATAGGCAAGACGGATAAGGATGCTAGTATACCAGCCACCATAAATGGCGCTACATTACCCCTCGCATTGATAGTTCCGAGGAATGCTTGTCCAATTATCGCGGAGCTATAGAAAGCAATCATGTATAAAGCAAGAATACGGCCTCCTATTTTTTTCGTCTGATGCCAGCAACAGCCAACTCTCGATAACTAGGAAAACACCAATAGCGGCCCATCCGTATAAAAGCCTTAACGCAAACCAGAACCATTCGTTAAAATACATTCCCTGCAAGAGAACGCTAACAGCAATCAGATAGGCGAAGCTGCTATATGCACGTATGTGGCCAATACGGACGATCAGTCGGCCCTGAAAAAGTTCACCTAAAGTGAGCCCAACAAAGTAAGCAGACGACACAATGCCGATGACGGTCGCAGATGTGCCTTCAGCATCTAGTCTCAGTGTTGTTAGAGAAGAGAGAAAGCCATTTCCGATGCTGACAATAAATAGTCCGAGAAGGGGGGCTAGCACCATTGCCAGCAATTGCGGGGACATTGTGACCTCTATAAAGTTGAGCAATTGCTCAATTGATAATGAAACTCATCGCATTATGCTGGTTGGCAACCTGTTTCGATGAGGTAAATCTGAATAGCTTGCGATGTGATATTCTCAATATGAAGGCGTCTAAATTCGACTCTCAATTCATCCGTTAACCGATTCGTTGTGTCGCTTATCAGCCTGCAAATATGTCATTCAAGTGAAACAACGAGTGGGCAAAATAACAGGTAGAGTTAAAATCGGTGAGGAGTGTGGAGGCAAAGACGGGTGTGGGAATGCAGTTTACCGCGATTTGAATTGTATTCTTGCGTGGTTATTTGAAAAGCCAATTAGAAATAAAAATATAACGTTTATAAGAAAACAACATATTTTAATAAGGTCCGAATGTTATATAATTTTTTTGTTTTAATTATTTTCGATTAAATAATATGAATGGCAACCCAGACATCAAAGAATTAACATAACGACGTTTTTGGTATTTACCATTCAGGGATATGCGTGGAAGTTCTTCTGGTCTTTTAAGACCATCAAGTGTTAATACGCCCGGTTGCGTTGTGACTGCTGCACGAATGCCTGCCGCGGCAACTGCGGTCGTCTGATGTTGGCTGACTGCCGTTTTCCAACCATATGGATAAGCGAAGGAAAGGGGACGCTGCCCAGTGATCTTCTGCACTTGAGATATAGAATTTTCGACCTCCCGCTTTAAGCGCCGGGGGCTGATGCGTCTCAGGTTTACATGATTTATAGTATGCGCACCTATGTGAGCCAACGGATCGCTTGCAAGCGATTTGATGTCTAACTCTGTCATCACGAGTTCATCTACAATTGCCAGCGGATTAATTTGGCAAGATTTCGCAGCATCGTCGATCTTTTGCACGGCGAGGTCTTCGTCAATTGATTGAACGAAATCAGCTAAACGACGGAAAGCTGTCGATTTGTCAGTACGAGTTTTGCAACGTACGTTTTCAATGCCAGTGCCAAAGTCAAAGGAAAAAGAGGTAACTTCTTGTGTTAGCCTGGCTGCTGTTTCCCACCAAATTGTTCTGGTGCGACTAACGAAGCCTGGAGTGATGAAAACGGTATAAGGGATATTGAATTTACGAAACACAGGGGCAGCAAATTCGGCGTTATTCTTATATCCATCGTCTAGTGTGAAGGCGAAAAATTTACGGTTGTCCGTCGGGTCGCTTAGCAGTGCCGGTATATCATGCAAATGAACAGGAATTAGACCCCGCTCTTGGGCAGCGCAAATAGCAACTTCGAGAAATTCTGGTGTGATTGAAAGAATATCGTTGGGATCAAAATCAGCTGCCTTGGTAGGACGGACATGATGAAGAGTAAATATCACGCCACGCCCGCTTGCGCTCGGAAAAAAATGGCTAAGCAGTGGAATAGAAGTGATTTCCAAGCCAATGCGTATAGTGCAGTATTTTAGAGCATTTTTGAAGACACTTAGCGGCAACATCCGGCGTTTCCTGCTCTGAAGATTGTTGTTATTTATTGTAAATTCGTCGCTTTATAACTCGAAATATTGTTATGGGAAGATCAACAATACCGGGTTTCAGATCGCTCCAGGAAAATGCTGCCCATGCGCGGACTCTGAGTAATGAAGCAAGATATTCTCTAATCCGTAACTTTCCTCTCATCATAAGAATAACCGCAGCGACAAGATCACGAGATAGATACATCCAGGCGGCTTCGGAATGAGCTGGCAATGCAGGCTTTTCTTGCCGATTATTCATAACGTCCCACATCATTTGCGTTATGTTCATGCCGGTTGCGCCGCTCAATGCGAACCATGACCAGGGACGGGGGTTTACATCCAGAATATTAAGCATTCCGTTGGTAGGATCTCGCTTGAATTCCACCTCCACCAGTCCACTATAGCGAACTGAACTTAATATTTTGCGTGCCGATGTTATGGCTTCTGGAGCATTTATCGTTTCAACAAACGTGCTGGTGAAACCAAAGTCCACAGGGTATTGACGGCTTCTTCGAGCTGTAAACTCGCCAACGGGTCTACCGTCGTGCCAAAAAGCTGCGTAGGAAAGCTGCGTGTCACCATCGCCGGGAATTAGGCGTTGAATTACGATCTTTTCTAAGCCGATTTCCCGAGTTGCCGTTTGAAAAACCTTAATGAAGGAAGGTTTATCGTCGACTTTTAACACTTTGGCTTTAGCTAGCGCGCTGTCGCCACCGCCCATATTGGGTTTGAGAACGATCGGAAAATGAAAGTCTTTTTTATAAACGTCGTCGTAAGATGTCAGATGATAAGTCATTGGATGAGCAATTTGTAGTTCGTCTGCGCGTCTATAAAGATTAGGCTTGTCGCAAAGCCACTTCAATCGTTCCCACTCTGGTGTCATGAGAATAAATCGTGTTGCAAGAACATCAGTATTCTGTGACACAAACTTTACGTCCTGATCACTGGCGGGTATCAGCAGTGCGCCTCTCAGCTTGTATAATTCAGCAATCTTAAGGAGTTCTTCGGTTGCACAGGCCGTTTGCGGTCCGGACCATCGAATGCTTTTCTTAATGTGTCGTGACCATCGAGCTAATGGATAGTCATTTGTGATGTAGAATACCGGTATTTTGAGTACCGCCAAGCTCCTCGCTAATGCCAGAGAGCCATGAGCTCCGCCAAGTATGATAACGCTTGACGGTGATAATGTTGGATGTGATCGCGACATATAGCTGTTACCCATCAATAGCGATCACATCCGTATCAGCGAAATATAAACTGGTATATAACTGACGATCTTTTAATTAAGCATTTTGGCCAGTTAATTTGTCACTGTTAAATTTCCTTGGGGAGCAAGGGGTAGTTTGTATAAACTGATCGGGCAACAACAGCGGCTAATATCGCTTTAATCAGGTCGCCAGGTACGAATATCATAGAGCCGATTAATGCCTTGTCGAAAGAAAGGCCGGTTATAGCCATAATGCCGATAATTCCGGTCAAATATAGTACCAAGATGCAGCCGAAAATTGATGCAAATGCAAAGCCAAACAGTTGTATTAAACTAGACTGGGATCGCTTTATAAGGCGTTGAGCTAGAAAGCCGGTAGTCAACACAGCAGGAAGCCAACCGATAAAAAAGCCAACAGTAGGACCCGCATAAACGGCTAGTCCGCCTCTGCCGCCGGATAGTACAGGCATCCCGATCGTTACGAGAGCCACCACAAGCAACACGGCGACCACACCACGCTTTGCCCCAAGTACCATCCCTGCGAGCATAACGCCAAATGACTGTGCGGTGATTGGCACCGGAACAAAGCCAAGTGTTATGGGTGGTATTAAGCCTAAGGCCACTATAATGGCAGCAAATAAAGAAACAAAAACAAGATCTTTGGTATTCATAGGTTCATTTTCCGCTTCGATAATTTTAAGGCGTTATCGCAAGTTTCTTGCATCAATAGCCTGTGCTATCTGATCGGCTTGCTGCAAAGTTAATATGATAAGCGATGGCAGTATTGTGAACATTCGCAATTTCAAGCCGCGCGCTTTGTGTGCGTCTCGTATTGCTTCATACCGTGTCAAGATTTCTGGTACAAATCGTAAAACCAATCCCAGCGCAAGACCAATATCTTCCGCATTTCCTAAGCCCATGCGTTCGATAGGCTTTGAAAAATCTGTAATCGCTTGAACAAAATCGCCTATTTTGGTCGTTGCAGTTATCGTTGCAGCGAGCAGCATTAAACTTGTTAGCCGCAGTAATTGAAGAGCTGCCTGTTCAAAGGTTCCAACC
This genomic interval carries:
- a CDS encoding polysaccharide deacetylase family protein, whose translation is MLPLSVFKNALKYCTIRIGLEITSIPLLSHFFPSASGRGVIFTLHHVRPTKAADFDPNDILSITPEFLEVAICAAQERGLIPVHLHDIPALLSDPTDNRKFFAFTLDDGYKNNAEFAAPVFRKFNIPYTVFITPGFVSRTRTIWWETAARLTQEVTSFSFDFGTGIENVRCKTRTDKSTAFRRLADFVQSIDEDLAVQKIDDAAKSCQINPLAIVDELVMTELDIKSLASDPLAHIGAHTINHVNLRRISPRRLKREVENSISQVQKITGQRPLSFAYPYGWKTAVSQHQTTAVAAAGIRAAVTTQPGVLTLDGLKRPEELPRISLNGKYQKRRYVNSLMSGLPFILFNRK
- a CDS encoding energy-coupling factor transporter transmembrane protein EcfT, which produces MRSLYIDGTGFLYRTNIKLKLVSLFAIGAAIFISKSILILTIVFIFGGILYFSISQSFIQAIQRLIPIFLTIVLVAFFSFLVGTFEQAALQLLRLTSLMLLAATITATTKIGDFVQAITDFSKPIERMGLGNAEDIGLALGLVLRFVPEILTRYEAIRDAHKARGLKLRMFTILPSLIILTLQQADQIAQAIDARNLR
- a CDS encoding biotin transporter BioY — its product is MNTKDLVFVSLFAAIIVALGLIPPITLGFVPVPITAQSFGVMLAGMVLGAKRGVVAVLLVVALVTIGMPVLSGGRGGLAVYAGPTVGFFIGWLPAVLTTGFLAQRLIKRSQSSLIQLFGFAFASIFGCILVLYLTGIIGIMAITGLSFDKALIGSMIFVPGDLIKAILAAVVARSVYTNYPLLPKEI
- a CDS encoding MFS transporter — its product is MAALVRVIAIAAVYSLLPLYLQRIGLNVGEVGTMMASVILGAMVLQYPVGRWSDRQDRRIILITLNICCVLLSAAVIILPPSSSFFIFTLFLLSGCIFAIYPVAISFSADSTSADSLVRMIQGMLLINSLGSMLSPLVISPIMASFGVSGFFWSLSALNILMAAFFML
- a CDS encoding MFS transporter, whose translation is MSPQLLAMVLAPLLGLFIVSIGNGFLSSLTTLRLDAEGTSATVIGIVSSAYFVGLTLGELFQGRLIVRIGHIRAYSSFAYLIAVSVLLQGMYFNEWFWFALRLLYGWAAIGVFLVIESWLLLASDEKNRRPYSCFIHDCFL
- a CDS encoding ATP-grasp domain-containing protein — translated: MAVLKIPVFYITNDYPLARWSRHIKKSIRWSGPQTACATEELLKIAELYKLRGALLIPASDQDVKFVSQNTDVLATRFILMTPEWERLKWLCDKPNLYRRADELQIAHPMTYHLTSYDDVYKKDFHFPIVLKPNMGGGDSALAKAKVLKVDDKPSFIKVFQTATREIGLEKIVIQRLIPGDGDTQLSYAAFWHDGRPVGEFTARRSRQYPVDFGFTSTFVETINAPEAITSARKILSSVRYSGLVEVEFKRDPTNGMLNILDVNPRPWSWFALSGATGMNITQMMWDVMNNRQEKPALPAHSEAAWMYLSRDLVAAVILMMRGKLRIREYLASLLRVRAWAAFSWSDLKPGIVDLPITIFRVIKRRIYNK